TCGGCGTTGGCGCCGGGGTCGGAAGAGCTGCGATAACGGTCGGGGCCGGGGCCGGTGTCGGTGTCGGTGTCGGCGCGGGTGCCGGCCGCGGCGCGGGTGTCGATGCCGGCGCCATCTGGATCGGGGTTCGCGGCGCCGCGGCGGGTGCTTCGGCAATGCGGCGGACGGGAGCTGCCGGCACCGTTTCGCGCGCCCGTTCACGATCGCTGCCCTGCCGTCGCTTACCCGATGTCGATGCCGGGGCGGGGGCCGGAGCGGGCGTTGCCGCCGCGACCTGCACCGGTTTGCGCCGTGGCCCCAACTCGCCGGCAGGGAAGCGCCCGAAATGTGCCGCGGCGGCCTGTTGCGCCGGATTGAGCCGGTCCATCTTGGTCAGATAAGGCAGAATATTCTGCGCAAGTTGCGGCGGCATCGTCGCATTGACGACCTGTGTCGCCTCATCCTCGCGCCCCGCAATCGCCAGCATCATCGCGCGCAGCCGCCAGGCACCGCGATCCTGCGCCCGCAATTGCGGCGTCAGCAGCTGGATACCGCGATCCGCCTGCCCGCTGATCGCCAGTGACAGCGCAAAGCGGCGCGTCAATTCGTCATTGGGCGCGATCGACAGCGCGAGTTGATAGTCGCGCTGCGCCGCGTCCTGCTGCCCGAGCAGGTCGCGCGCCAGTCCGCGATCGGCGAGGAACAGCCGTTCCGGCGCCCCGAGAAGCTGGGCTTCGCCGAAATAGTCGAGCGCACGGGTCGGATTTTCCATGTGGACCGCCGCCGATCCAAGCGCCGCCTTGACCGCGCCATCGCGCGGGTTGGCCTGCTCGGCGCGAGCGAGAAATCCCAGCGCAGCGCGATAATCCTCAAGGTCGATCGAAGCCCGGCCGGCGTCGAGCAGCGCGGCAGGATCGCTATTGTTCGCCGCAATGCGCGCCAGCGCCGACGACAGCAGCGTCCGCGCCGCGGTGCGTTTGTCCATCGCGGCCTTGGTCGCCGCATCTGGCGGCGTGACCTGCATGGCCAGCGCCGGCGATACGATCGCCGTACCGAGCGACAGGGCGAAGAACGCGCGGGCGAGATGCCGCACGCGTCCCCGCCTGCCCGTCCAGTTTACTCGCCGCATGGGCAAATCATCCCGAGTTCCGGCCGCCTTGCCCATCAAATCGCTGCGGCCGTGCGAGCCCCGTTACTGGTTGTTCTGCCGCCCAAGAAAGCGCGGAATATCCACCCCGTCTTCCTTCTCTGCCTCTTCGCCATCGACCTGCGTCGATCCGCGCGACAGCCGCGACATCCGCTCGAACAGCGTCCCGCCGCCGACCCCGCGTGCCGGCGATTCGGCGGCCGGAGCAGCGGGCGACGGCGCCGGACGATATTCGGCAACCGGCGCTTCGGGCTGGCCGAGCACCAGTTCGTCGGCGGTGTCGTCGTATGTCGCCGCGACCTCCGACAAGACCATTGGCTCTTCTTCGGCTTCAGCCGCCGGAGCTTCGGGCTGGACATCGTCGTTGAGCGAGAAACCCGGCGCCGGATCGTTGTCGGTTGCCGGCGCCGCTTCTGCGACGGGTTCCTCCGCCACAACCGGCTCAATCGTTTCCTCGACGACCGGCGCCGGCGCCGCCGTGCGCGCCGGCGCGAAGGAGAAGCTGCGCGTCGCAGGCGAAGCCTGCGCCGCCGTTTCGCCATTGCTGTCAATGCCGGTCGCGACGACCGAAACGCGAATCTTGCCGTCAAGGCTGTCGTTGAAGGCGCTGCCCCAGATGATATTGGCGTCGGGATCGACCAGCTCGCGGATATGGTTCGCGGCTTCGTCGACTTCCATCAGGCGCATATCTTCGCCGCCGGTGATCGAGATGATGACGCCCTTTGCGCCCGCCATCGACACACCGTCGAGCAGCGGGTTGGCGATGGCTTTCTGCGCGGCTTCGAGCGCGCGGCCGTCGCCTTCCGCTTCGCCGGTGCCCATCATCGCCTTGCCCATTTCGCGCATCACGCTGCGCACGTCGGCGAAGTCGAGGTTGATGAGGCCGGGCATGACCATCAGGTCGGTAATCCCGCGAACGCCCTGCTGGAGCACTTCGTCGGCCATCGTGAACGCTTCCTTGAACGTCGTGTTCGGGTTGGCGACGAGGAAGAGATTCTGGTTCGGAATGACGATCAGCGTGTCGACATGATCCTGCAGCTCGGCGATGCCGGCATCTGCGGACCGCATGCGGCGCTGGCCCTCGAAAGTGAAGGGCTTGGTCACGACGCCGACGGTCAGAATGCCACGGTCGCGCGCCGCCTTGGCGATCACCGGGGCAGCACCGGTACCGGTACCGCCGCCCATGCCGGCGGCGACGAAGCACATGTGCGCACCGTTCAGCGCCTCTTCGACCTGCGCGATGCTTTCTTCGGCTGCGGCGCGGCCGACCTCGGGCCGTGACCCCGCACCCAGACCCTGGGTGATCTGCGTCCCCAGCTGGATGCGCCGTTCGGCCGGCGAGGCGTTGAGCGCCTGCGCATCGGTGTTGGCGACGATGAAATCGACGCCCTCGACACGCGCGGCAATCATGTTGGCGATGGCATTGCCCCCTGCGCCACCGACGCCGATCACCGCAATCCGCGGCTTCAGCTCATCGACCTGCGGCGGGCCAATATTGATGCTCATCAATCGATCTCCCTGCAGCGGCGAACCGGCGCCGCTTCCCTCACCATGCGACCCTGCCGTTCGGTGGTCGGACCGCCCGGCTTTCTTTCCGTGCATTGCACTATTGTTACGCGGGAATCACCCAAAAAATTAACCTTTTCGTCGCTCTGCATTCAGAAACTGCTCTTGAGTGCCGCCATCAAGCGGTGAATGATGCCCGCACCCTTCGGCCGGTACACATCCTGACCCATCATCGGCAGGTCACGGAGGTCTACGGGGTCCGACGCGGCATAGAGAACCAGACCCGCGAGCGTTGCGAAAGCCGGTCCCGAATGCGCATCGGGCAGGCCGTGCAAGCCGCGCGGTCGCCCGACGCGCGCCGCGCGGCCGAGCGCGCTCTGGGTATAGTCGGCAAGCCCTTTCAGGTCGGCACCGCCGCCGACCAGGACGACCTGGCGACCGATCGGCCCGACGAAATGCAGGTCTTTCAGCGTCCTGCCGATCTCTCCCATCATCGCGTCGAGCCGCTGGCGGATGACCGAGACAAGCTGGGCACGCGTGATCCGCGGAGAATCGCTGCCCGCCGGGGCGCCGGGTTCGAGTTCGATGATCTCGTTATTGTCGCGCGGGCTCGCCGAAGCCGAACCGTAAAAGCTCTGCAGCCGCTGCGCCTGGCTGCGACGGATGCCGAACGCCGAGGCGATATCGTCGGTGATATCGCTGGCGCCGAACGGCAGCGACGCCATTTCGACCAGCATGCCGCCGGCATAAAGCGAAACCGTCGTCACCGCAGCGCCAAGCTCGACGAGCGCGACGCCAAGGTCGCGTTCCTCGTCGGACAGGCACGCCAGCCCCGCCGCGATCGGCGACGCGACCACCGCACGGACGTCGAGATGCGCCTGCCGCACCGCCGCCTCGAGGTTCCGTACCGGCGCCCCGTCGGCCATGATGATATGGATATCGACGCCCAGCCGGTCGGCGTGGAGGCCGATCGGGTTCTTGACCCCGGTCAGTCCGTCGAGCGTGTAGAGCGCGGGCTGGGCATGGAGGATCATCCGGCCTTCGGGGTCGATGCCCGCGCGGCCTGCCGCGAGCAGGTCGTCGACATCCTCCTGCTCGATGCGGTGGCCGCCGAGTTCGCTCTCGATCGGCGCGACGTCGCTGAGCAGGCTGCCCGCCGAAAAGCTGACCCAGACGTCGTCGATGTTCAGTCCCGCAATGCGTTCGGCCTGTTCGATCGCCTCGCGCACGATATGTTCGGTCTGTTCCATGTCGGCGACATAGCCGCGCTGGACGCCGCGGCTTTCGCGCTGCCCGGTGCCGAGGACGTGAAGGTGGCCGTCGGCGGTCTGCCCAGCAATGAGCGCGCAGACTTTCCACGACCCGACATCGAGCGCGGTGATGATCTTTTCGATCCGCGGCGGCGCCATGACCTTATCCCTTCTCCGCCGCGCTTGCCGCGGCGACGGCATCGACCGCGGCGCGCGCATCGTCGAGCTTCGCGGGCGCCACCTGTCCTTCGTGCGGCAGGCGTAGCACGAACCGTTCGGGATCGCGCATGTCGAAACGCAATATGCCGCGCCCGAGCAGGCGGTTGGCGCCGTCCATATGCGCGAACTTCGCCAGCGCCGCCTTCGCTTCGGTCTCGCCCTCAGGGAGCGACAGCGTTTCGCCGCTGCGGAAGCGGAGGTCCCAGCGGCGATTGCCGACCCAGGTCGCCCCCGCGAGCAATTCCTTGAGGCTGCTCGCTTCGGCCAGCAACCGGTCGAGATCCTGCGAACGCTGGTTCGCCTTCGGCCCGATGACCAGCGGCAGGTCGGGCATCGTCGCGACCGATACGGGTTCGAGCACGACACCCTTTTCGTCGATCAGCGACAGCCGGTTGTTATGCTGCCAGATCGCCGCCGGGGTGCGTTCGACGATATCGACGACCAGCGTGTCGGGAAGCCGCCGCGACACGCGCGCATCCTTGATCCAGCCATAGCGCATCAGATCGTGGCGCACTTCGGCGATATCGACCGCCGCCATCGAGCGGTCCCTTTGCGCCAGCGCGATGTCATAAACCTTCAGCCGGTCGATGCGGTCGGCGCCGACAACCTCTACCTTTTTGACCTGGAAGCCGACGCGGCCGACCGCCTGCGCCCATTCCTCATTGACCTTCGCCGTCACCCCGGTCGCATGCGCGGCAAGGCCGAGCACTGCGGCGAGGCTGAGCCCGATCGTCCAGTTGGCGATTTTCTGCAGCCGCTGCGGGCTGACCGGCAGCGCATTGATCAGCGCGTTGACGCGCGAGGTCTTGATCGTCTTGCGCTTCTTCGGCGCGCGCGCCGGTCGCCGTGGCGGCGCCTTGGCGCGCTTGATCTTCGTACTGCTCATGACAACGCTTCCCCCACGATGCGTTCGACGAGTTCGGCATAATCCATGCCGACGGCGCGCCCCTGTTCGGGCACCAGACTGAGCGGCGTCATGCCGGGCTGGGTATTGACCTCGAGCAGAAAGATACCCGCGAGGCCATGTTCGTCGTCCCAGCGGAAGTCGGAGCGCGACGCGCCCTTGCAGCCGAGCAGACGATGCGCCTGCAGCGCGAGGTCCTTCATCCGCTGCGCGACATCTTCGGGCACGTCCGCCGGGCACACATGCTCGGTCAGGCCGTCGGTATATTTGGCGTCATAGTTATAGAAGCCCGACTTCACCCGCAATTCGGTGACGGCGAGTGGCGTATCGGCGAGCACCGCGACGGTCAGTTCGCGCCCCTTGATGAAGGGTTCGGCGAGCAGGCGGTCGAATTCCTGCCACGGCCCGACGGCGTCGCGCGCGATCGGGTTGCCGTAATTGCTGTCGTCCCGGACGATCGCGACGCCGACCGAAGAGCCTTCGTTGACCGGCTTCAGAACATAGGGGCGCGGCAGCGGGTCGATCGAGAAGAGGCTTTCACTGTCGACCATCGTCCCCGTCGGCATGGGGATACCATGCGGGACGAGCGCCTGCTTCGTCAATTCCTTGTCGATCGCGATCACCGAGGTGACGAGCCCGCTGTGGGTATATTTGAGCCCCATCAGGTCGAGCATGCCCTGCACCGTTCCGTCCTCGCCCGGGACGCCGTGGAGCGCATTGAACACGACGTCGGGTTTCGCCTCGGCCAGCCGCAAAGCGACGTCGCGGTCCATGTCGATGCGCGTGACCTTGTGGCCGCGACTTTCGAGTGCGTCGGCAACGCCTTTGCCGCTCATCAGCGACACTTCGCGCTCTGCCGACCAGCCGCCCATCAGGACAGCCACATGCCACGGACCCCGGCTCACTTCGCCACTCCCACATTCTCCTTTGGCGCTCCGGCAAAGATGCCTACGCGCTGAATCTCCCATTGCAGTTCGATGCCGCTCTTCGCTTTGACGCGGCGGCGGACTTCCTCGCCGAGCGCCTCGATATCGGCGCTCGTCGCCTCACCCGTGTTGATGAGGAAATTGGTGTGCTTTTCGCTGACCTGCGCCCCGCCGACGGCAAAGCCGCGACAACCGGCCTCGTCGACAAGCTGCCACGCTTTGTGCCCGTCAGGGTTCTTGAAGGTCGAGCCGCCGGTTTTCGAGCGCAGCGGCTGCGACGCCTCGCGGCTCGCCGAGATGCGGTCCATTTCGGCCTGAATAGCGGCAGGCTCGCCGGGGCGGCCGCGGAAGGTCGCGCCGATCACAACCGCGCCCTCGGGCAATTCGCTGTGGCGATAGGTGTAGCCGAGGTCGGCAAGCGGCAGCGTCCGCTGCTCGCCCGAACGCAGCACGACGTCGCAATCGATCAGGATATCCTTGACCTCGCCGCCATAGGCGCCGCCGTTCATGCGGACAAAACCGCCGACGGTGCCGGGGATCGAGCGCAGGAACTCCATCCCTGCGATGCCCGAGTCGCGCGCGGTCGATGAAACGAGGATGCCCGACGCGCCGCCGCCGCAGCGCAAGGTCGTCGCATCGATCGCCTCGACCTTAGCGAACGCCTTGCCGAGCCGGACGACGACGCCCGGAAAGCCGCCGTCGCGAACGATCAGGTTCGACCCGAGGCCCAGCGCCATCACCGGGATCGCGGGGTCGAGATCGCGCAGAAAATCGGCAAGATCGTCGGCATCCTTCGGCTCGAGCAGCCAGTCGGCGGGGCCGCCCGACTTGAACCAGACGAGCGGTGCCAGCGGCGCCTGTGCCGTCAGCTTGCCGCGCACGGCGGGAAGAGTCTCGGCGACGCTCATGCCGCCTCGACCGCCGCGGCGAGACCCGCAGCCATCTTCGTAATATCCCCCGCGCCGAGACAGATCACCATATCGCCCGCGCCAAGATCGCCGGCCTTGATGCTCGCGGCGATGCTCGCGGCAAGCGCACCCGCGTCGGCGACGACATTGGCCTGCCGGTGCCCGCGATCGCGCAGCCCCTGCACCAGCTCATCCGACGAGACGCCGTCGATCGCGCTTTCGCCCGCCGCATAGACCGGCAGCGCCAGCACCATGTCGGCGTCGTTAAACGCCTGCTGGAAATCGTCCATATGGTCGCGCAGCCGGGTGAAACGGTGCGGCTGGACCACGGCAACGACGCGTCCGGCCCCGGCGCCCTCGCGCGCCGCCGACAGCACGGCACGGATCTCGACCGGATGGTGTCCGTAGTCGTCGATGACGGTGACGACACCCTCCCCGGTCACGATCTCGCCGACCTTGGTGAAGCGGCGTTTGACCCCGGCAAAGCCCTTGAAGCCCGAAGCGATCTTGTCGTCCGAAACCCCCATGTGCAGCGCGACCGCGATCGCCGCGAGCGCATTCTGGACATTGTGGCGGCCCGACATCGGCAGGTGAATGGCCTCGATCGTCCGGCTGTTACCGTCGCGGTCGCGCACGACGACGTCGAAGCGGTTGCCGTCGGGCCCCGGCGTCACATTGGTACCGCGCACGTCGGCCTGAGCGGAAAAGCCATAGGTGACGATGCGGCGGTCGCGGATGCGCGGGATGATCGCCTGCACCTCGGGATGATCGAGACAGAGCATCGCGGCGCCATAGAAGGGCACATTCTCGATAAACTCGACGAAAGCGTCCTTGATCGCGTCGAAGCTGCCATAATGGTCGAGATGTTCGGGATCGATGTTGGTGACGACCGCGATCGTCCCGTCGAGGCGCAGGAAGCTGCCGTCGCTCTCGTCGGCCTCGACCACCATCCAGTCGCTGGCGCCGAGGCGCGCGTTCGACCCGTAATTGTTGATGATGCCGCCGTTGATCACCGTGGGGTCGATCCCGCCCGCGTCGAGCAGCGCCGCGACAAGGCTCGTCGTCGTCGTCTTGCCGTGCGTCCCCGCGATCGCGACCGTCGATTTGAGCCGCATCAGTTCGGCGAGCATCTCGGCGCGGCGAACCAGCGGAATGCGGTGTGCGAGCGCGGCCTCGACTTCGGGATTGCCGCGCTTGACCGCGGTCGAGGTGACCACCACCGCTACGCCGTCGACGTTCGATGCCTCGTGCCCGATCGCGACCTTGATCCCGCGTTTCCTGAGGCCCTCGACGACATAGCTGTCGGCGATATCGCTGCCCTGCACCTGATAGCCGAGGTTGTGCATCACCTCGGCGATGCCCGACATGCCGATCCCGCCGATGCCGATGAAATGGATGGTGCCGATGTCGGTCGCAACGCCGCGCATCATTCGCCTCCCGCGCGCGTGGCGGCGACACCGGCGGCGACCGCGGCGCTACGCGACGATGCGCCGACGCGGATGACGTCCATCATCGGCGGCGCGGCGAGCGATTCGACAAGGTCGGCAAGGTCGGGCGTCGCATCGGGCAAGCCGCAGCTTGCAGCGCGTTCGGCCGCATCTTCCAGCGCACCGGGTTCAAGCGCCATGCGCTGGATGTGCTTGGCGACCTCGCCGGCCTTGAAATCGCCTTGCGCAAAGGCGATCGCGCCGCCCGCCTCGACCATGTCGACGACATTATAGGTCTGGTGATCGTCCATCGCGTGCGGATAGGGAACGAAGATCGCCGGCCGGCCGGCGCAGGCGAGTTCGGCGACCGTCGACGCGCCCGCGCGCGCGATGACCAGATGCGCCCAGCGCAGCCGCTCGGGGAAATCGGTGATGTACGAAGCGCATTCGGCGGCCACGCCCAGTTCGGCATATTTGGCGCGCACCGTCTCCAGATCGTTCTCGCGGCACTGCTGGACGACCTGCAACCGGTCGAGCAGCGCGCGCGGCAACATCGCGATCGCGGCGGGAACGACCTCGCTCAGCACCGTCGCCCCGAGACTGCCCCCGACTACGAGTAGGCGGAATATGCCGTCCTCGGGCAGCGGCGGGAAGCCGTCGTCGCGGATCGCGATAATCTCGTCGCGCACCGGGTTGCCGGTGATGTGCAGCTTGGCCTCATGTCCCGCCGGAAAACGCTGGATATTGCGATAGGCGACCGCGACCGCGTCGACGCGCGGCGCCATCATCCGGTTGACTCGGCCAAGCACCGCATTCTGTTCGTGCAGCACGCGCGGCCGCCGCGTCGCGCCCGCTGCGAGCAGGCTGGGGAGCGAGGGATAGCCGCCGAAGCCGACGACGACCGCCGGATCGAATTCACCGATCAGGTCGATGGCCATGCGGCGCCCCTTGCGGATCGCCAGCGCCGCCTTCAGCCAGCCGACGGGGCCGCCGGAGACCCGGCCGGCAGGAAGGACATGCGTTTCCAGTTCGGCGGGAGCGCCCGGAATTTTCAGCCCGCGATCGTCGCTGACCAGCGCCACGCGGTGGCCGCGCGCGATCAATTCGCCGGCAAGGGCGTAGGCAGGCAGCATATGTCCCCCCGTCCCGCCGGCGGCGAGCAGGAAGTGGCGCGTTGCTGTCATGTTTGGGCGCTCATCTTTTGTTCCAGTTGCGGGTCATCGATACCCGCGCCGCATAGGGGTTTCGCCGGGTCAGCGACAAGAGCAAACCCATGCCCATCGACAGCGCGAGGAACGAAGAGCCGCCATAGCTGATGAACGGCAGGGTCATGCCTTTCGACGGAAAGAGCTGGGTGTTCACCGCCATGTTGATCGTCGCCTGCCCACCGAACTGTGCGATCAGCCCCGCGACCGCGAGGATCAGGAAGCTGTCTTCCTCGTCGAGCAGGCGGACGAGAACGCGGACGATGATCGCGAGATAGAGGATCGCGATCGCGATGCACGCGATCATTCCGAATTCCTCGCCGATGACCGAGAAGATATAGTCGGTGTGCGCTTCGGGGAGCTGGAACTTCGCAAGCCCCGCGCCGGGACCGGTGCCGATCAGCCCGCCCGCGGTCAGCGTCGCATGCGCCTTGTCGACCTGAAAGCTGTCGCCCTCCGCGAACAGCCAGATGTTGATCCGCTGCTGCGCGACCGGATAGAAGAAATAGGCGAGCACGATGCCGGCGAGGCCGGCCCCCGCAAGCATCCCCATGATCCGCATCGACAGGCCGGCGACGAGCACCAGCACGAACCACGTCGCGGCGAAGATGATCGTCTGGCCAAGATCGGGCTGCCCCATCAGCAGTAACGCAATCACCCCGGTCAGCACGAAGGAGAGCGGCACCACCGGCAGGCTCTGGTCATGCAGCCGCAGCGAAAGGATCCACGCGAGCGACACCGCAAAGAAGGGTTTCAGGAATTCCGACGGCTGGAGGCGAAGCACTCCGCTGCCGAGCCAGCGCTGCGCGCCGTTGACCGACGTGCCGACGAGCGGGACGAGGAACAACAGCACGAGGAAGACCACCGTACCGTAGATGGCAAAGCGCCGCGCCTGCGGCTTCGGCAGCATCGACACGGCAAGCATGACGGGGACGCCGACCATCACCCACATCAATTGGCGATAGAAATAATAGAGCGGGTCGAGGCTGGCAGTTGTCGTGGACAATTTCTGTGCCGCGACCGGCGATGCCGCAGCGACCGCGACCAGCCCGACGGCGATCAGCATCGACACCAGCAACAACAGCACGCGGTCGATTTCCCAGAACCACAGCCCCAGCGGCGTGCGGTCGGCGCGGCTGAGCCGCGGCCCGCGGCGCTTGACGGTGCGGGTTGTGGCGATGACCGGCCGTTCCGACGTCGCGTCCATATTGTCCATTCCCCCGCTCATGCCCCAAATCCTGGCAGCGTCAAACGGCGTTTCCCCTCTTCCGCTCGCATCGAGCGAAGTCGAGATGCCCCGAAGGCGCACACGGCCGATGGGCGTCTCGACTTCGCTCGACGCGAACGGGGGTGGAGGAGCATCATGTGCCGAGCCCCTTGACCAGCCCACGAAAAACATCGCCGCGCTGCTCATAATCCTTGAACTGGTCGAACGACGCACAGGCCGGCGACAGCAGGACGATATCGCCGGGCCCCGCCGCCGCGGCGGCATGCGCGACGGCGGTCGCAAGGTCGCCCGACCGGTCTACCGGGATGGCATCGCCGATTTCGGCCGCGAACGGCTCCATCGCCTCGCCGATCAGATAGGCGCATTTGACATGCCCGAACCAGGGACGACAGGCCTCCAGCCCATCGCCTTTAGCCTGTCCCCCGGCAATCCAGTGCAAACGCTGGTCCGGCGCCGGCGGGAAAGCCGCGAGCGCCGGTGCAGCGGAAGCCGCGTTGGTCGCCTTGCTGTCGTTGTACCAGCGGGCGCCAGCGGCTTCGCCGACCAATTCCATGCGATGCGGCAGCGCCTTGTACGTCGCGAGGCCGCGTTCGATCTGTTCGTCGTTCAATCCCAGCACGCGGCACACCGCGATCGCACACACCGCATTCTGGGCATTGTGCGGCCCCTGCAGCGCGGGCCAGCGGGCCTGGTCGGCGGGATCGATATCCTTGCCGGAAACTCGATGGAGGCGGTGGTTGATACGGCTGGCGATCGCTTTCGACGGGCCGTCATCGACCGCGACAATCGAAACCTGATCGCGATGCTGCAGCCCGAACAGCCGCGCCTTCGACGCGGCATAGCCCTCGAAACCATCATAACGGTCGAGATGGTCGGGAGTGATATTGGTCAGCACCGCGACGTCGCAGGCGAGGCTGTGCGACAGGTCGATCTGGTAGCTCGACAGTTCGAGCACATAGACCCCGCCTTCGGGCAGCGGATCGCGCGACAGGATCGGCAGGCCGATATTGCCGCCCATCAGCGTGGGGATACCCGCGCTTTCGAGCATATGGGTAACGAGCGCGGTGACCGTCGACTTGCCATTGGTGCCGGTGATGCCGACGACCTTGTGCGGCGGCAGGTCGGCGCGCGCTTCGGCGAACAATTCGATATCGCCGATCACCGGCACATGCGCCTCGCGCGCGTGCGCGACGATCGGATGGCGGTTGAGCGGTACGCCCGGCGACACGACGACGCCCGCGAACCCGATCAGGTCAACCGCCAGCGGGTCGCCGATGTCGGCGTTCAGCGCCATCGCCTCGTCGCGCGCGGCCTCGCGGTCGTCCCACGCGGTAACGCCCGCACCGCTGGCGACGAGCGCCTCGACGGTCGCCAGACCCGAGCGCGCCAGTCCCAGCACCGCATAGCGGCGGCCGGCAAAGGCGCGCGAGACGATCACCGCAGCTTCAAGGTCGCGAGCCCTGCGAGCGCGAGGACGATCGAGACGATCCAGAAACGGATGACGACGGTGGATTCGGGCCAGCCGAGCTGTTCGAAATGGTGATGGATCGGCGCCATGCGAAACACCCGCTTGCCGGTGCGCTTGTACCAGAAGACCTGGATGATCACCGACAGCGCCTCGACCACGAACAGCCCGCCGATGATGACGAGCACGAGTTCATGCTGCGCGGTCACCGCGATCGTTGCCAGCGCGCCGCCGAGCGCAAGGCTGCCGGTGTCGCCCATGAACACCGCGGCGGGGGGCGCATTGAACCACAGAAAGGCCAGACAGGCACCGATGATCGCGGCGGCGAAGATCGCCAGCTCGCCGGCGCCCGGCACATGCGGGATGCCCAGATATTCGGCGAACTTCACGTTACCCGACAGATAGACGATGACCAGAAACGCCAGGCTGGCGATGATCACCGGGAAGGTCGCGAGCCCGTCGAGCCCGTCGGTCAGGTTCACCGCATTGCCGAAACCGACGATCAGCACCATGGCAAAGACATAATAGAAGGGCCCGAGCGGAATATAGACGTCGCTGAAAAACGGGAGATACAGGTCGGTACCGGTGCGCGAAACGATCAGCAGCACCGCGACCCCGGCGATCACGAACTCGATCAGCAACCGCACGCGCCCCGGAATGCCGCGGTGGCTCGACTTGGTCACCTTGTCATAATCGTCGAGAAAACCGACGATCGCGAAACCGCCGGTCACGAACAGGCACGCCCAGACGAAACGATTCGACAGATCCATCCACAAGAGCGCGGAGATCATCAGCGAAATCAGGATCATCAGCCCGCCCATCGTCGGCGTGCCCTTCTTCGCGAGATGGCTTTGCGGGCCGTCGTCGCGGATCGGCTGACCCTTGCCCTGCCGCATGCGCAGCATCAGGATGAAACGCGGGCCGATCCACAGGCCGATGATCAGCGCGGTTGCAACCGCAGCGCCCGACCGGAAGCTCAGATAGCGAATGAGGTTGAGCACCCCCGGAAAGCCAAGCCATTCCGCCAGCCAGTATAACATCAATAATCCCCGTTGGTCAGCGCCGTCACGATATGCGACAGGCCAACGCTGTTCGACCCCTTGACCAGCACGGCGTCGCCGGCGCGGATCAATTCGCCCAGCCGCTCCTTGGCGGCTTTGTGGTCGGCCACATGCGCGAAATCGATGCGCCCCTCAAGCGCTTTGGCGAGCGGCGCCATCTCTTCGCCGACGAGCAAGGCAAACTGCACCCCGGCCGCGACGAGCGGAGCGGCAAGCGCCGCATGATAGGCTTCGCTGCCCGCACCGAGTTCGCGCATCGCGCCCAATATCGCGACGCGGCGCCCGGCGGATTCGCTGCCGAACTGCTCTATGGTCGCCGCCATCGAGGCCGGGTTGGCATTATAGCTTTCGTCGATGACGAGGATATCGCCGCCGGAAACCCCGACCCGATGCCGCGCCCCACGTCCTGCGAGCCCCGCCATCTCGGCGAAGGCCAGTCCCGCAGCAGGCAGGTCGCCGCCGACGGCTTTTACGGCAGCGAGCACCGCAAGCGCGTTCGAAACCCAATGCGCGCCCGCCTGCGCAATAGTAAAACAGAGGAGCGCATCCTGCACCTGTGCCGTTACCAGCGAACCGCCCTGCCCATCGGACAGCCAATCGACCGCGCGCACGTCGGCGCCGTCGCCGAGGCCGAAGCTCACGACGTGCGCCGCGTGCCGCTCGGCCTTGGCGCGCAGCCGCGCATAATGCGGACTGTCGAACGG
The Sphingopyxis macrogoltabida genome window above contains:
- the ftsZ gene encoding cell division protein FtsZ yields the protein MSINIGPPQVDELKPRIAVIGVGGAGGNAIANMIAARVEGVDFIVANTDAQALNASPAERRIQLGTQITQGLGAGSRPEVGRAAAEESIAQVEEALNGAHMCFVAAGMGGGTGTGAAPVIAKAARDRGILTVGVVTKPFTFEGQRRMRSADAGIAELQDHVDTLIVIPNQNLFLVANPNTTFKEAFTMADEVLQQGVRGITDLMVMPGLINLDFADVRSVMREMGKAMMGTGEAEGDGRALEAAQKAIANPLLDGVSMAGAKGVIISITGGEDMRLMEVDEAANHIRELVDPDANIIWGSAFNDSLDGKIRVSVVATGIDSNGETAAQASPATRSFSFAPARTAAPAPVVEETIEPVVAEEPVAEAAPATDNDPAPGFSLNDDVQPEAPAAEAEEEPMVLSEVAATYDDTADELVLGQPEAPVAEYRPAPSPAAPAAESPARGVGGGTLFERMSRLSRGSTQVDGEEAEKEDGVDIPRFLGRQNNQ
- a CDS encoding tetratricopeptide repeat protein, yielding MRHLARAFFALSLGTAIVSPALAMQVTPPDAATKAAMDKRTAARTLLSSALARIAANNSDPAALLDAGRASIDLEDYRAALGFLARAEQANPRDGAVKAALGSAAVHMENPTRALDYFGEAQLLGAPERLFLADRGLARDLLGQQDAAQRDYQLALSIAPNDELTRRFALSLAISGQADRGIQLLTPQLRAQDRGAWRLRAMMLAIAGREDEATQVVNATMPPQLAQNILPYLTKMDRLNPAQQAAAAHFGRFPAGELGPRRKPVQVAAATPAPAPAPASTSGKRRQGSDRERARETVPAAPVRRIAEAPAAAPRTPIQMAPASTPAPRPAPAPTPTPTPAPAPTVIAALPTPAPTPTPTPTFAPAPTPTAAPIGVAVNRDAGPVGPGFSIADIRSSPTPAPVPAPAAQPSSTSPQPAAVPLPSTPAPAPAAAVAAPAPVNAAPLASLADIAGSIEIPAEELARPADAIGADTLAKLQEDRRRAEAAEAAKREKEAAAAKAKAEAEAKAKEEAAEKKANPARIWVQVATGANARALATDFGKFAKKSPDIFKGKSAATAEWGRTRRLLVGPFKDRKAAQDWLASYKKAGGDGFLFNSEAGQEVDPVK
- a CDS encoding cell division protein FtsQ/DivIB translates to MSSTKIKRAKAPPRRPARAPKKRKTIKTSRVNALINALPVSPQRLQKIANWTIGLSLAAVLGLAAHATGVTAKVNEEWAQAVGRVGFQVKKVEVVGADRIDRLKVYDIALAQRDRSMAAVDIAEVRHDLMRYGWIKDARVSRRLPDTLVVDIVERTPAAIWQHNNRLSLIDEKGVVLEPVSVATMPDLPLVIGPKANQRSQDLDRLLAEASSLKELLAGATWVGNRRWDLRFRSGETLSLPEGETEAKAALAKFAHMDGANRLLGRGILRFDMRDPERFVLRLPHEGQVAPAKLDDARAAVDAVAAASAAEKG
- the ftsA gene encoding cell division protein FtsA, yielding MAPPRIEKIITALDVGSWKVCALIAGQTADGHLHVLGTGQRESRGVQRGYVADMEQTEHIVREAIEQAERIAGLNIDDVWVSFSAGSLLSDVAPIESELGGHRIEQEDVDDLLAAGRAGIDPEGRMILHAQPALYTLDGLTGVKNPIGLHADRLGVDIHIIMADGAPVRNLEAAVRQAHLDVRAVVASPIAAGLACLSDEERDLGVALVELGAAVTTVSLYAGGMLVEMASLPFGASDITDDIASAFGIRRSQAQRLQSFYGSASASPRDNNEIIELEPGAPAGSDSPRITRAQLVSVIRQRLDAMMGEIGRTLKDLHFVGPIGRQVVLVGGGADLKGLADYTQSALGRAARVGRPRGLHGLPDAHSGPAFATLAGLVLYAASDPVDLRDLPMMGQDVYRPKGAGIIHRLMAALKSSF